The genomic interval GGGTGATTGCCAGCCGGGGGCGCAGCGGCAGCTGGTTCAACATCGAAGTCGCAGGGGTGGTCATAGGCGCAGGGGGTGGTCCCAAACTGGTCTAAAATAAGGGCGGCCAGGGGTTACGTCAACCGCTGGTGGGCCGGGCAACTGGCCCTGTTACTGCCTGATTACTATAGTGCTGTGGAAGGAGAGCGTATGGGCGGCGAAATTTTTAGTACGGCGATCACAATTTTTACCCTCACCCTGGTGGGCCTGGGCATTGGCTTTCTAATGCTGCGGGTACAGGGCGGCGAGGAGTAGATTTTGTCGCCGGGGGTGTATCCGGGGGAGCCATCTGATATTCTGAAAGGAAGTTAACTTTTGTATCATTTCCCTCATGAAAGTATTGGTCGTTGGCGCTACCGGCACCCTTGGCAGGCAAATTGCCCGCCGTGCCCTGGACGAAGGGCATGA from Leptolyngbya sp. KIOST-1 carries:
- a CDS encoding PetM family cytochrome b6-f complex subunit 7 translates to MEGERMGGEIFSTAITIFTLTLVGLGIGFLMLRVQGGEE